A genomic stretch from Coffea arabica cultivar ET-39 chromosome 10c, Coffea Arabica ET-39 HiFi, whole genome shotgun sequence includes:
- the LOC113712482 gene encoding adenine phosphoribosyltransferase 1-like codes for MFSFGPCSSFIYPTNEHSQGFTPHCAQLSGPKTVTETYKRYFHRGISVKTIELPNSTTTTTTARRAEHTNSVAAAGGERDQVTSFKVHMASSTTDAADDRIPRIASTIRVIQDFPKPGIQFQDITTLLLDPRAFKDAIDLFVERYKDQNINVVAGIEARGFIFGPPIALAMGAKFVPMRKPKKLPGEVISEEYSLEYGTDKMEMHVGAVQSGERALVVDDLIATGGTLSAAIRLLERVGVHVVECACVIELPELKGRDRLGDKPLFVLIS; via the exons ATGTTCTCATTTGGTCCTTGCTCGTCCTTTATATACCCGACCAATGAACATAGCCAGGGATTTACTCCCCATTGTGCCCAACTCTCCGGGCCTAAAACTGTCACAGAAACCTACAAAAGATATTTCCACAGGGGCATTTCTGTAAAAACAATAGAATTACCTAACTCAACCACAACGACCACCACTGCCAGACGAGCTGAGCACACCAACTCAGTAGCAGCAGCTGGTGGCGAGAGAGATCAAGTGACGtcattcaaagtacacatggcATCTTCTACCACTGACGCCGCAGACGACCGAATCCCTCGTATTGCATCTACTATTCGGGTCATACAAGATTTCCCAAAACCCGGGATACAGTTTCAGGACATAACAACGTTGTTGCTTGATCCCAGGGCTTTTAAGGATGCTATCGATCTGTTTGTTGAGAGATATAAAGACCAAAATATCAATGTTGTTGCCG GTATTGAAGCACGAGGTTTTATATTTGGCCCTCCTATTGCCTTGGCTATGGGGGCAAAGTTTGTTCCCATGAGAAAACCTAAGAAATTGCCTG GAGAGGTTATTTCAGAAGAATACTCTTTGGAGTATGGTACAGATAAAATGGAGATGCATGTAGGGGCTGTACAATCTGGAGAACGGGCTCTGGTAGTAGACGATCTCATTGCAACTGGAGGAACACTAAGTGCTGCAATCAGGCTACTTG AGCGCGTTGGAGTTCATGTTGTTGAATGCGCATGTGTTATTGAATTGCCCGAACTCAAG GGTCGGGACCGGCTAGGAGACAAACCACTTTTTGTTCTTATAAGTTGA
- the LOC113715004 gene encoding uncharacterized protein: protein MEPMAAFFDEEWESLSRMFSTEDAEFMIQQHGHESLSNDSDSSLFFQTAANFWPVGDANIENVAGVGESFLCCDNTIDYSNFLNVSQDSSSSNASDTSIVFPNLSYEFHQASDINVFQVTNGTPESMDFNAMDEKNDNSSVPVFLDGLVEDIISPREVMGSEKMNNAETQPASNGNSANELLLKRKFKKSKLQTEAEPVENSKKKSRVPRNVQKTKRIVQPKSTKNQKAQQINKDEEEANGAQNGQSSCSYSSEDDSNASQESNGGEASDNKGPALNLNGKTRASRGSATDPQSLYARRRRERINERLRILQNLIPNGTKVDISTMLEEAVHYVKFLQLQIKLLSSDDMWMYAPIVYNGLDIGLYGRTFPTL, encoded by the exons ATGGAGCCAATGGCAGCTTTTTTTGATGAAGAATGGGAGTCTTTGAGCAGAATGTTCTCCACTGAAGATGCAGAGTTCATGATACAGCAACATGGGCATGAATCCCTGTCAAATGACTCTGACAGCAGTTTGTTCTTCCAGACAGCAGCAAATTTCTGGCCCGTTGGTGATGCTAACATTGAAAATGTGGCAGGGGTCGGTGAGAGTTTTTTGTGTTGCGATAATACCATTGATTATAGTAACTTCCTAAATGTTTCTCAAGACAGTAGCAGTAGTAATGCAAGTGATACTAGTATTGTTTTTCCCAATCTGAGCTATGAATTCCACCAGGCTAGTGATATTAATGTTTTCCAAGTAACAAATGGTACACCTGAGTCCATGGATTTTAATGCGATggatgagaaaaatgataactCCTCAGTTCCAGTTTTCCTTGATGGTCTCGTGGAGGACATTATCTCTCCAAGGGAAGTGATGGGTAGTGAAAAAATGAACAATGCAGAGACTCAGCCAGCAAGCAATGGCAATTCAGCTAATGAATTGCTGCTTAAAAGGAAGTTCAAGAAATCTAAACTCCAAACTGAAGCAGAACCTGTTGAAAATTCTAAGAAGAAATCTCGAGTTCCGAGAAAT GTTCAGAAAACTAAAAGGATTGTGCAGCCCAAATCCACGAAGAACCAGAAGGCACAGCAAATTAACAAGGATGAAGAGGAGGCTAATGGTGCACAGAATGGACAGAGCTCCTGCTCTTACAGCTCAGAGGATGATTCTAATGCTTCTCAGGAGTCAAATGGAGGAGAAGCTTCAGATAACAAAGGGCCAGCCCTCAACTTGAATGGTAAAACAAGGGCCAGCAGGGGGTCTGCAACTGATCCGCAAAGCCTCTATGCAAGG AGGAGAAGAGAAAGAATAAATGAAAGACTGAGAATCTTGCAGAATCTTATCCCCAATGGAACTAAG GTTGACATTAGCACAATGCTTGAAGAGGCAGTCCACTATGTCAAGTTCTTGCAGCTTCAGATTAAG TTACTGAGCTCAGATGATATGTGGATGTATGCTCCTATTGTCTACAATGGACTGGATATTGGTCTGTATGGGAGGACTTTCCCCACCCTATGA